ttttgttcattatatattatggttgaggtatatccggggccttgttgccggcattatcattgtactcttctttatctatagaggctccgtagacctAGTGTGGTTatgtattggtactgggaaagacaaaGTATGCTATGTTGTgcttgtattacttgtccatttgagaatttaaaaatggtgaaacttatggtaagaaattggtaattgcagacacgaccactttattgtttaattaatgaaaacatatattctctttattcatgaatgagtttgggtagaagaaatctaacatgcttgctcggtcgagttcactcggttgagcgccggtcgcgctccacggTATTGGGGCAttacaaacttggtatcatagcctaaggttttaaagtgtcctaagatgtctcagagccgtgtctagtagagtccttattattagtgtgttgtcgaccacatctataattaggatgctacatgggcatttaggaataatacccttctttcaagttctcgatcgtgcgataaagctgattgtaagactgTTCCTTCTTTAACTcctgcattgctctaattttcagtacatggcacctaagaagaaggaaagaaatGGTCAAAGAGCCAAAGTCACCCCAAGAATGATatttgaccctataattgatgatgcgggtgagcactcgaggagtgagaatattcctctagTTACTACACTGCTTGACTCTAcaacaactgatcagaccgcacatgtccctacacctacagaaggtgcaacagttcctccaactgatattccagttccatctccagttccagcttctgattctggtgtgtctgatattgatattaggggagccatacaaatgttgacacatATAGttgcttctcaggcccagagatcgagtgttagGCCTACTCCTTCCAGTCACCCAGGAGAATCCTCTAGTTCCTtggtgaacaagtttctttagTTAGATCCTCTAGTTTTTATGGGTACTGATcttgaggaggacccccaggacttcgttgataagatgcacaaaactctccaggttatgcatgccacagagacggagggagtagagttggcacCTGAAAAGGGGGTGGTAGGAATCCccttgagttgtgggaggaatcccgtgaggaggaaAGCCCTCctgcaaggtggggtgagttcacagatgcctttatggattaTTTCTTGCCTGTTGAAACTAAGGTagctcgtgccgctgagtttgaaagcctgaagcagggtagtatgaatgtgtgggagtaccatatggagtttgcgcgcctatccaagtatgctattcacatgttgcccactatggaggctagagtacgCCGGTTTGTAcaaggccttagccccttggttactaatgaggcctctacagctgccttaaatttcgatatgaactatggtaagatggtggcatttgctcaagccacagatacccgcaaattgaagaatagaatggagcgtcagagtagcagcaaggcctgATCTGCGGGCAACTTTAGTGGTTCTTCCAGTGGTAGTGGTGGTAAGTTGGCATTCAGGGGAGCGTCATTAGGACCACCC
The window above is part of the Nicotiana tomentosiformis unplaced genomic scaffold, ASM39032v3 Un00190, whole genome shotgun sequence genome. Proteins encoded here:
- the LOC138903938 gene encoding uncharacterized protein, translating into MGTDLEEDPQDFVDKMHKTLQVMHATETEGVELAPEKGVVGIPLSCGRNPVRRKALLQGGVARAAEFESLKQGSMNVWEYHMEFARLSKYAIHMLPTMEARVRRFVQGLSPLVTNEASTAALNFDMNYGKMVAFAQATDTRKLKNRMERQSSSKA